One window of Bacillus sp. THAF10 genomic DNA carries:
- the polX gene encoding DNA polymerase/3'-5' exonuclease PolX: MNKKQIVKWLETIATYMELKGENTFKVSAFRKAALSLENDERSISQIDDFTKISGIGKGTAAVIHEILETGQSSVLEELQKEVPEGLIPLLKLPGLGGKKIAKLYQELDVIDISTLKAACEAGSVQGLAGFGKKTEEKILAAIEEVGKRPERLPISFMTQIAEEVELFLDSMDGMEKYSRAGSLRRYRETIKDLDFIIATQEPAKVRDQLTKMDRVSEIISNGDTKVSIVLSYDYDVSVDFRLVEPQSFPTTLHHFTGSKDHNVRMRQLAKERGEKISEYGVENIETGEVSYFRSEEEFFHHFGLPFIPPEIREDGTEVDEVLENGEIPLVSLHDIKGDLHMHSTWSDGANTIEEMIEANRAKGYKYMAITDHSQYLRVANGLTPERLRQQKEEIRKWNEKYDDITILSGVEMDILPDGSLDYDDELMEEMDIVIASIHSSFSQKQEVIMERLKTALENYHVDIIAHPTGRIIGRRSGYDVDMEMLITLAKETNTALELNANPNRLDLSSDYVKLAQDAGVKLVINTDAHSIEMLDHMEVGVATAKKGWIRKENVINTWDAEELKKFLTRHHKED, translated from the coding sequence ATGAACAAAAAACAAATCGTCAAATGGCTCGAGACCATCGCAACGTATATGGAGTTAAAGGGGGAAAACACCTTTAAAGTTTCCGCCTTCAGAAAAGCAGCACTTTCTTTGGAAAACGATGAAAGAAGCATCTCGCAAATAGATGATTTCACCAAAATTAGTGGAATTGGAAAAGGAACTGCGGCTGTGATTCATGAAATACTGGAAACGGGTCAATCTTCTGTCCTAGAAGAGCTTCAAAAAGAAGTACCCGAAGGCTTAATTCCGTTGTTGAAGCTTCCGGGACTTGGTGGCAAAAAAATTGCGAAACTTTATCAGGAGTTAGACGTAATAGATATAAGTACGTTGAAGGCAGCTTGTGAGGCAGGAAGCGTGCAGGGATTAGCTGGCTTTGGGAAAAAAACCGAAGAGAAAATTCTTGCAGCCATTGAGGAAGTAGGGAAGAGACCTGAGCGACTTCCAATCTCCTTTATGACACAAATTGCTGAAGAAGTAGAACTTTTTCTAGACTCTATGGATGGGATGGAGAAGTACTCGAGAGCTGGTAGCCTTCGCAGGTATAGAGAAACAATTAAGGATTTGGATTTTATTATTGCAACACAAGAGCCAGCTAAGGTGCGTGACCAATTAACTAAAATGGACAGAGTGTCTGAAATTATCAGCAATGGAGATACAAAAGTATCCATTGTTCTTAGCTATGACTATGATGTATCGGTCGATTTTCGTTTAGTGGAACCTCAAAGCTTTCCAACTACGCTTCACCATTTTACAGGCTCAAAGGACCATAACGTCCGAATGAGGCAGCTTGCAAAGGAACGTGGAGAGAAAATCAGTGAATATGGCGTGGAAAATATTGAAACGGGTGAAGTTAGCTATTTCCGATCTGAGGAAGAATTCTTCCATCATTTTGGTTTGCCTTTTATCCCGCCTGAAATAAGAGAAGATGGCACGGAAGTGGACGAGGTGCTGGAAAATGGAGAAATCCCTTTAGTGTCATTGCATGATATTAAAGGAGATTTGCATATGCACTCAACGTGGAGTGATGGTGCAAACACGATAGAAGAAATGATTGAAGCTAACCGTGCCAAGGGCTATAAATACATGGCAATTACAGACCACTCGCAATATTTAAGAGTGGCCAATGGTTTAACACCTGAAAGATTACGCCAACAAAAAGAAGAAATACGAAAATGGAACGAAAAATACGATGATATCACCATTCTCTCAGGAGTGGAAATGGATATCTTACCAGACGGGTCCCTCGATTATGATGATGAATTGATGGAAGAGATGGATATTGTTATTGCTTCCATTCATTCAAGCTTTTCGCAAAAGCAGGAAGTAATCATGGAACGATTGAAAACGGCTTTAGAAAACTACCATGTTGACATTATCGCTCATCCAACAGGCCGCATAATAGGACGCCGTTCAGGTTATGACGTGGACATGGAAATGTTAATCACGCTAGCAAAGGAAACAAACACAGCCTTAGAGCTAAACGCCAATCCAAATCGATTGGATCTTTCAAGTGACTATGTAAAACTTGCTCAAGATGCCGGGGTGAAACTGGTGATTAATACAGACGCTCACAGCATCGAGATGCTTGACCATATGGAAGTTGGCGTGGCTACTGCAAAAAAAGGTTGGATACGAAAAGAAAATGTTATTAATACATGGGACGCAGAAGAATTGAAGAAATTTCTAACACGGCACCATAAGGAAGACTAG
- a CDS encoding CvpA family protein, whose product MLDIIIIGLFILGLIVGIRRGFIMQIVHLSGFIAAFVVAYLFYADLAPKLKLWVPMPSFGDAETSMFFETISLDTAYYRAIAFAILFFGTRIAAQIIGSMLDFLSHLPILKQMNSWAGALLGFVEVYLIVFVFLYISALVPLEIVQTHISDSSMAKGIVENTPIFSERLRELWTGYMARG is encoded by the coding sequence ATGCTAGACATCATCATCATTGGTTTATTTATATTAGGGTTAATTGTTGGAATCCGTCGTGGGTTCATTATGCAAATTGTTCATTTATCTGGGTTTATAGCAGCATTTGTTGTTGCCTATCTTTTCTATGCAGATCTTGCCCCGAAATTAAAGCTATGGGTACCGATGCCAAGCTTTGGAGATGCAGAGACCTCCATGTTTTTTGAAACGATAAGCCTCGATACAGCCTACTACAGAGCAATAGCATTTGCGATTTTGTTCTTTGGAACAAGAATTGCTGCGCAAATTATAGGCTCCATGCTTGATTTCCTTTCCCATTTACCAATTTTAAAGCAAATGAACAGTTGGGCAGGGGCATTGCTTGGCTTTGTGGAAGTATACCTCATTGTGTTTGTCTTTTTGTATATCAGTGCATTAGTACCGTTAGAAATTGTCCAAACACATATAAGCGACTCTTCTATGGCCAAAGGTATCGTAGAAAACACGCCGATATTCTCTGAAAGATTACGAGAATTATGGACAGGCTATATGGCAAGAGGATAA
- the zapA gene encoding cell division protein ZapA, with product MLGNGGIRVSEHKTRTTVDIYGQQYSIVGTESISHIRLVASIVDEKMREINSKNSNLDISKLAVLTAVNVVHDYIKLKDEYDTLQRDLNKKG from the coding sequence ATTTTAGGAAATGGGGGCATCCGCGTGTCAGAGCATAAAACTCGCACAACTGTCGACATATATGGACAACAGTACTCAATTGTTGGTACAGAAAGTATCAGTCACATTCGACTTGTTGCTTCCATTGTCGATGAAAAAATGAGAGAAATCAATTCTAAAAATTCCAATCTGGACATCAGCAAACTGGCAGTCCTCACTGCAGTTAATGTTGTACATGATTATATCAAATTAAAAGATGAATACGATACATTACAAAGAGATTTAAACAAAAAGGGTTGA
- the rnhC gene encoding ribonuclease HIII → MSNQVLEVSSDILNKMKSFYEEGMVDKLPPGAVFSAKSMQCTITAYKSGKVLFQGKGAEQEAEIWKSFGGSTPPSASKKAAVVTSSGNKKASSLPDGFAHLSVIGSDEVGTGDYFGPITVCAAYVKKEQMGRLKELGVQDSKALTDEKIIRIAKAILPHVPYSLLVLHNEKYNELQQSGMSQGKIKALLHNKALQHVLDKIGPEKPDAILIDQFAESGIYYRHIAQQKKIVRENVYFHTKAEGLHLSVAAASIIARYSFLKEMDKLGEIAGIVIPKGAGPKVDQVAAKLIKTHGESFLNQVAKVHFANTQKAKKLVMS, encoded by the coding sequence TTGTCAAATCAGGTCCTTGAGGTTTCTAGTGATATTTTAAACAAAATGAAAAGCTTTTATGAAGAGGGTATGGTAGATAAATTGCCTCCAGGGGCTGTTTTTTCTGCAAAATCGATGCAATGCACGATTACGGCTTATAAGTCTGGAAAAGTCTTATTTCAAGGAAAGGGAGCCGAACAAGAAGCAGAGATTTGGAAAAGCTTCGGTGGAAGCACCCCACCTTCAGCTTCTAAAAAAGCGGCGGTTGTCACTTCTTCTGGAAACAAGAAAGCATCCTCATTGCCAGATGGCTTTGCCCATTTATCGGTCATTGGATCTGATGAAGTCGGTACTGGTGATTATTTTGGTCCAATCACGGTTTGCGCGGCATATGTGAAGAAAGAACAGATGGGACGATTAAAGGAGCTTGGTGTTCAGGACTCCAAAGCGTTAACAGATGAAAAGATTATCCGAATTGCAAAAGCCATCCTTCCACATGTTCCATACAGCTTGCTTGTTTTGCATAATGAAAAATATAATGAGCTACAACAAAGTGGAATGTCACAAGGAAAGATAAAGGCACTTTTACATAACAAAGCACTGCAGCATGTTTTGGATAAAATTGGACCGGAAAAGCCTGATGCGATCTTAATTGATCAATTCGCAGAATCGGGAATTTATTATCGCCATATCGCACAACAAAAAAAGATTGTGCGTGAGAATGTGTATTTTCATACAAAAGCAGAGGGACTACATCTATCAGTAGCAGCAGCATCCATCATTGCAAGGTATTCCTTCTTAAAGGAAATGGACAAGCTTGGAGAAATTGCCGGCATAGTGATTCCAAAAGGGGCAGGTCCTAAAGTGGATCAAGTAGCAGCCAAATTAATCAAGACACATGGCGAGTCCTTTTTAAATCAGGTAGCAAAAGTACACTTTGCCAATACACAAAAGGCTAAAAAACTCGTAATGTCGTAA